From a single Diceros bicornis minor isolate mBicDic1 chromosome 6, mDicBic1.mat.cur, whole genome shotgun sequence genomic region:
- the PPRC1 gene encoding peroxisome proliferator-activated receptor gamma coactivator-related protein 1 isoform X5: MAARRGRRDGVGPPPSGGPGPDPGGGVRGSGWGSRSQAPYGTVGAVSGGEQVLLHEEGDDSGFVSLSRLGPCLRDKDLEMEELMLQDETLLGTMQSYMDASLISLIEDFGSLGESRLSLEDQNEVSLLTALTEILDNADSENLSPFDSIPDSELLVSPREGSSLHKLLTLSRTPPERDLITPVDPLGPSTGSSRVSAVEMSLADPPWDFSPPSFLETSSPKLPSWRPPRSRPRWGQSPPPQQRSDGEEEEEVATFSGQVLAGELDNSVSSIPDFPMHLACPEEEDKTAAAEMAVQAAGDESISSLSELVRAMHPYCLPNLTHLTSLEDELQEQPDDLTLPEDCVVLEIVGQAAAAGNDLEIPVVVRQIPTGPQPVLLGDSLEAGPALQLLLPTLESETEAAVPKEALCPEKEGLSLDSEEKLESACLSEPREVVEPVVPKGPQNPSANTMQSSQRARKGRRKKSKEHPGAYAEGYARRLRSSSRGQSTVTSQAGNLPQEELQREVAPPCGRGKPRAWARAWAAALEKPTSGNLESSAGQASPAKEGPLDLYPNVVDTIQTDPVPTHLSLVDSAQADRMPLDSVEADPTAVDPALADPVPVDPALVDLASVNSELVDPLPDDPVLTAPVLADSAAVDPAVVVPISEDLPPVDPVSANPAPVDSVPDDLAPIDPVLVKSRPTDPRRGAVLSAQGSPTPQLLLESESSDPLKAIIPEVKEVVGPLKVENGINATTHEARPRPLSLSEYRRRRQQRQAEAEERSLQPPAGKWPSLPETPTGLADIPCLVIPPAPAKKTALQRSPEAPSEACFVLLGPSCASPSLEPPANKPMASTPTEQVPSQEMPLPARPPPPVVQSVSPTMPTALPFTPGGLGMTPMLPLPASGQGVPSLPPPPLQPPSLPMSMGPVPPDPYTHYAPVPPWPCYPPVSPSGYPCLPPPPTVPIVSGTPGVFAVPPTCNVPWVPPSAPVPPYSSSCTYGPLGWGPGLQHPSFWPTVPPPPLPLTPVGRGVPSPKVEPSGIPAGPPESVLPLPMMTPLSLGSAGQGAPQIEPTKVEVKPVPVSPHLKHKVSSPVQSPRIKALPCLSAETVAVEEPASERLKPETQDTRPRQKPPSPVAKAVLTPRQGTVAKLPAVHPARLRKLSFLPTPHTQGPEDVVQAFISEIGIEASDLSSLLEQFEKSEAKKECPPPPPADSLAVGNSGSSCSSSGRSRRCSSSSSSSSSSSSSSSSSSSRSRSRSPSPRRRSDRRRRYSSYRSHDHYQRQRVLQKERAIEERRVVFIGKIPGRMTRSELKQRFSVFGEIEECTIHFRVQGDNYGFVTYRYAEEAFAAIESGHKLRQADEQPFDLCFGGRRQFCKRSYSDLDSNREDFDPAPVKSKFDSLDFDTLLKQAQKNLRR, translated from the exons ATGGCGGCGCGCCGGGGACGGAGGGACGGAGTCGGTCCGCCTCCGAGTGGGGGCCCCGGCCCCGACCCTGGCGGTGGAGTCCGCGGCAGCGGTTGGGGGAGTCGGAGCCAAGCGCCATATGGGACTGTGGGCGCTGTGAGCGGAGGGGAACAG GTGCTGCTGCATGAGGAGGGGGATGATTCTGGCTTTGTCAGTCTGTCTCGGCTGGGCCCCTGTCTGAGGGACAAGGACCTGGAGATGGAGGAGCTCATGCTGCAGGATGAGACACTGCTGGGGACCATGCAGAGCTACATGGATGCCTCCCTCATCTCCCTCATTGAGGATTTTGGGAGCCTTGGAGAG AGCAGGTTATCCCTGGAGGACCAGAATGAAGTGTCGCTGCTCACAGCTCTGACAGAGATCTTGGATAATGCAGACTCCGAGAACCTGTCTCCGTTTGACAGCATTCCTGACTCGGAGCTGCTTGTGTCACCTCGGGAGGGCTCCTCC cTACACAAGCTGCTCACCCTCTCTCGGACACCCCCAGAACGTGACCTTATCACCCCAGTTGACCCATTGGGGCCCAGCACGGGCAGTAGTAGAGTGAGTGCG GTTGAGATGTCTCTCGCAGATCCCCCTTGGGACTTCTCCCCACCCTCCTTCTTGGAGACCTCCTCCCCCAAGCTTCCTAGCTGGAGACCCCCAAGGTCGAGACCCCGCTGGGGCCAatcccctcctccccagcagcGTAGTGatggggaagaagaggaagaggtggCCACCTTCAGTGGCCAGGTGCTTGCTGGGGAGCTTGACAACTCTGTAAGCAGCATCCCAGACTTTCCCATGCACCTGGCCTGCCCTGAGGAGGAAgataaaacagcagcagcagagatGGCAGTGCAGGCAGCTGGTGACGAGAGCATCTCCTCCCTGAGTGAGCTGGTGCGGGCCATGCACCCATACTGCTTGCCAAACCTCACCCACCTGACATCACTTGAGGATGAGCTTCAGGAGCAGCCAGATGATTTGACACTGCCTGAGGATTGTGTGGTGCTGGAGATTGTGGGTCAGGCGGCCGCAGCTGGCAATGACCTAGAGATCCCAGTTGTGGTACGGCAGATCCCTACTGGACCCCAGCCTGTGCTCTTGGGTGACTCACTAGAGGCTGGTCCGGCCTTGCAGCTGCTCTTGCCTACACTAGAGTCAGAGACGGAGGCTGCTGTGCCCAAGGAAGCCCTCTGCCCTGAAAAAGAGGGGTTGTCACTGGACTCAGAAGAGAAGCTGGAGTCAGCGTGCTTGTCGGAGCCCAGGGAGGTCGTGGAGCCAGTGGTGCCCAAGGGGCCTCAGAACCCATCAGCCAATACAATGCAGAGTTCCCAGAGAGCTCGAAagggcaggaggaagaagagcaagGAGCATCCAGGAGCCTATGCAGAAGGCTATGCCAGGAGGCTGAGGTCATCTTCTCGTGGGCAGTCTACCGTGACCTCTCAGGCAGGCAACTTGCCTCAGGAGGAACTTCAAAGAGAGGTTGCGCCTCCCTGTGGTAGAGGGAAGCCCCGGGCTTGGGCTCGGGCATGGGCAGCTGCCTTGGAGAAGCCTACCTCTGGGAACTTGGAGAGTAGTGCTGGACAAGCTAGTCCTGCTAAAGAAGGTCCTCTAGACCTCTACCCCAATGTGGTTGACACCATCCAAACCGACCCTGTTCCAACCCATCTCTCATTGGTTGACTCCGCTCAAGCTGACCGCATGCCACTTGACTCTGTTGAAGCTGATCCCACTGCAGTTGACCCTGCTCTAGCTGACCCTGTACCTGTTGACCCTGCACTGGTTGACCTTGCTTCagttaactcagagctggttgACCCTCTCCCAGATGACCCAGTGCTCACTGCCCCAGTCCTGGCTGACTCAGCAGCAGTTGACCCTGCAGTGGTTGTTCCCATCTCTGAGGACCTGCCACCAGTTGACCCTGTCTCGGCCAATCCAGCACCAGTTGACTCTGTTCCTGATGACCTGGCTCCAATTGACCCTGTGCTAGTTAAGTCTAGGCCAACTGATCCCAGACGTGGTGCAGTATTATCAGCCCAGGGGAGTCCAACCCCCCAGCTCCTCCTGGAGTCTGAGTCCTCGGACCCCCTAAAGGCCATCATCCCTGAAGTCAAGGAGGTTGTGGGTCCTCTGAAGGTGGAAAATGGTATCAATGCCACAACCCACGAAGCCAGACCTCGGCCTCTTAGCCTGTCTGAGTACCGGCGACGAAGGCAACAGCGCCAagcagaggcagaagagaggagtCTCCAGCCCCCAGCTGGGAAGTGGCCCAGTCTCCCAGAAACCCCCACAGGACTGGCAGACATCCCTTGTCTTGTCATTCCACCAGCCCCAGCCAAGAAGACAGCTCTACAGAGAAGCCCTGAGGCTCCTTCTGAGGCTTGCTTTGTGCTTTTGGGTCCCAGCTGTGCTTCTCCTAGTCTTGAGCCACCTGCAAACAAACCTATGGCCTCAACTCCCACTGAGCAGGTGCCATCCCAAGAGATGCCACTGCCAGCGAGACCTCCGCCTCCTGTTGTGCAATCTGTGTCCCCCACAATGCCCACGGCTCTACCTTTTACCCCGGGTGGGCTGGGCATGACCCCCATGCTGCCCCTTCCTGCAAGTGGGCAAGGGGTCCCCAGTCTGCCCCCACCACCCTTGCAGCCTCCTAGTCTTCCGATGTCTATGGGGCCAGTGCCACCTGATCCCTATACTCACTATGCCCCTGTGCCACCCTGGCCTTGTTATCCCCCTGTGTCCCCTTCTGGCTATCCTTGCCTGCCCCCCCCACCAACAGTGCCGATAGTGTCTGGTACTCCTGGCGTCTTTGCTGTGCCCCCCACTTGCAATGTGCCTTGGGTGCCCCCTTCTGCCCCAGTCCCACCTTACAGCTCCAGCTGTACCTATGGGCCCTTGGGATGGGGCCCAGGGCTGCAACACCCTTCATTCTGGCCTACTGTACCCCCGCCTCCTTTGCCACTAACTCCTGTTGGGAGGGGTGTTCCCTCACCCAAGGTGGAGCCCAGTGGCATCCCAGCTGGCCCCCCTGAAAGTGTACTTCCTTTACCGATGATGACTCCTCTCAGTCTTGGGTCTGCTGGCCAGGGTGCTCCACAGATAGAGCCCACCAAGGTGGAGGTCAAGCCAGTGCCTGTATCTCCCCATCTGAAACATAAGGTGTCCTCCCCGGTGCAAAGCCCCCGGATTAAGGCTCTACCATGTCTGTCTGCTGAGACTGTGGCTGTTGAGGAGCCTGCATCAGAGAGACTAAAGCCTGAGACCCAGGACACCAGGCCCAGGCAGAAGCCCCCCTCTCCTGTTGCCAAGGCTGTTCTTACACCAAGGCAGGGCACTGTTGCCAAGCTGCCTGCTGTCCACCCAGCCCGTCTAAGGAAACTGTCCTTCCTGCCTACCCCACATACCCAGGGTCCTGAGGATGTGGTGCAGGCTTTCATCAGTGAGATTG GAATTGAGGCATCCGACCTATCCAGTCTGCTGGAGCAGTTTGAGAAATCAGAAG CCAAAAAGGAGTGCCCTCCCCCGCCTCCTGCTGACAGCTTGGCTGTAGGAAACTCAGG GTCCAGTTGCAGTTCCTCTGGACGATCCCGAAGatgctcttcctcttcctcctcctcatcttcctcgtCTTCCTCATCCTCATCATCCAGTTCCCGAAGCCGGTCCCGCTCCCCATCCCCGCGCCGGAGAAGTGACAGGAGGCGGCG GTACAGCTCTTATCGTTCGCATGACCATTACCAAAGGCAGAGAGTGCTGCAGAAGGAGCGTGCAATA GAAGAGAGAAGAGTGGTCTTCATTGGGAAGATACCTGGCCGCATGACTCGGTCAGAGCTGAAACAGAGGTTCTCTGTTTTCGGAGAGATTGAGGAGTGCACCATCCACTTCCGTGTCCAAGG tgacAACTATGGCTTCGTCACTTACCGCTATGCTGAGGAGGCATTTGCAGCCATCGAGAGTGGCCACAAGCTGAGGCAGGCAGATGAGCAGCCCTTTGATCTCTGCTTTGGGGGCCGCAGGCAGTTCTGCAAGAGAAGCTACTCTGATCTTG ACTCCAACCGGGAAGACTTTGACCCTGCTCCTGTAAAGAGCAAATTTGATTCTCTTGACTTTGACACATTGTTGAAACAGGCCCAGAAGAACCTCAGGAGGTAA